A window from Aquabacterium sp. NJ1 encodes these proteins:
- a CDS encoding DUF962 domain-containing protein, which produces MKHYSSFREFYPFYLSQHSNPVCRNLHIVGTLLGFAVTLFAVISQDWWVILAGPVVGYGFSWVGHFVFEKNKPATFNWPLYSFLGDWKMVWEAMTRGRWLLSESRRDVH; this is translated from the coding sequence ATGAAGCACTATTCATCTTTCCGTGAGTTCTATCCGTTCTACCTCTCCCAACACAGCAATCCCGTGTGCCGTAACCTGCACATCGTTGGGACCTTGCTGGGGTTTGCGGTGACCTTGTTTGCTGTGATCTCCCAGGACTGGTGGGTCATCCTGGCTGGGCCCGTTGTCGGATATGGGTTCTCCTGGGTGGGGCATTTCGTCTTCGAAAAGAACAAGCCTGCGACCTTCAACTGGCCCTTGTACAGCTTCCTCGGTGATTGGAAGATGGTGTGGGAGGCCATGACAAGAGGTCGCTGGCTGTTGTCTGAATCGCGAAGGGATGTCCATTGA
- a CDS encoding LysR family transcriptional regulator, with translation MLSTEVLYFIEVARCRGMGRAAEVLGLSQPALSKAIARLERDAGTALVTRLPRGIELTDAGRAFYEQACHAAAALEDGLQAARDIGGGHAGLLRLGMTPATSHFVLSALFPRLRQERPAAVLNIRTAFGDELFALLEQQRLSFAVGPVPPQIPDSLSFEVLYEEGFSMVFSQAHPLATKNELTAADLEGLEVAAPGPDEAARQVAEQTLRSMGLRASRVMVEANTLETLLFATATSQLVTLIPTDTPAHHLPEGLVTRPLPRSIIKRQIAIFYGRGYVSPIAERAIQLLREHRP, from the coding sequence ATGCTATCGACTGAAGTGCTGTATTTCATCGAGGTGGCCAGGTGCCGTGGCATGGGGCGTGCGGCGGAGGTCCTGGGCTTGAGTCAGCCCGCGCTCAGCAAGGCAATCGCGCGACTGGAGCGCGACGCCGGGACGGCGTTGGTGACGCGCCTGCCTCGTGGCATCGAATTAACAGATGCTGGTCGCGCGTTTTATGAGCAGGCCTGTCACGCGGCGGCGGCGCTCGAAGATGGTTTACAGGCTGCACGTGACATTGGGGGCGGCCACGCGGGGTTGTTACGCCTGGGCATGACGCCTGCGACGTCCCATTTTGTGCTGAGCGCGCTTTTCCCACGCTTGAGGCAAGAGCGCCCTGCCGCCGTTTTGAACATCAGAACGGCCTTTGGCGACGAGCTCTTTGCGCTGCTGGAACAACAACGCCTCAGTTTCGCCGTAGGACCGGTCCCCCCGCAGATTCCAGATAGCCTGAGCTTTGAAGTTCTGTACGAAGAAGGCTTCTCAATGGTGTTCAGCCAGGCTCACCCCTTGGCCACCAAAAATGAATTGACGGCGGCCGACCTGGAAGGACTGGAGGTCGCAGCCCCTGGACCTGATGAAGCCGCACGCCAGGTTGCGGAGCAAACCTTGCGTTCGATGGGTTTGCGCGCCTCAAGGGTCATGGTCGAGGCCAACACGCTTGAGACACTGTTGTTCGCGACAGCCACTTCACAGTTGGTGACCTTGATCCCCACCGATACGCCGGCCCATCATTTGCCTGAAGGGCTGGTGACCAGGCCGTTGCCTCGCTCCATCATCAAGCGACAGATCGCCATCTTTTACGGTCGTGGATACGTATCACCAATCGCGGAGCGCGCCATACAGCTCTTGCGTGAACATCGTCCGTGA